The Misgurnus anguillicaudatus chromosome 21, ASM2758022v2, whole genome shotgun sequence genome includes a window with the following:
- the nat8l gene encoding N-acetylaspartate synthetase, translating into MHCSSPKMVCETKIVADEHEPISGTKKDSMIISSSQMWTSASPSPSAHERKVEKRDRVFIRDFQHSDHEEVRRIFNEGIMERIPNSAFRGLKQQTQIQFIYALITVMCYVMTKSFTLTFCMPFILMGARYYYSRKVILNYLDCALHTDMADIEEYYMKPTGSCFWVAVLQGQVVGIVAAQGREDENTVELRRMSVDSRFRGKGIAKALGRRVLEFAMLNNYSAVVLGTTAVKMAAHKLYESLGFRRVGETDDHKLPGMTGSTLERLFFQIRYSRYQLQLHEE; encoded by the exons ATGCATTGTTCGTCTCCCAAAATGGTTTGCGAGACTAAAATTGTTGCCGACGAGCACGAGCCCATATCTGGGACCAAAAAAGATTCAATGATAATTTCCTCCTCGCAAATGTGGACGTCCGCGTCGCCTTCTCCCAGTGCGCACGAAAGAAAGGTTGAAAAACGGGACCGGGTTTTTATTCGCGATTTCCAACATTCGGACCACGAGGAAGTGCGCCGGATCTTCAACGAGGGAATCATGGAGCGGATACCAAATTCGGCATTTCGGGGTCTAAAACAGCAAACTCAAATCCAGTTTATCTATGCTCTCATCACAG TAATGTGCTATGTTATGACCAAATCCTTCACACTTACCTTCTGCATGCCCTTTATTCTCATGGGCGCACGTTATTACTACAGCAGAAAAGTCATTCTCAACTACCTGGACTGCGCTCTGCACACTGACATGGCTGACATTGAGGAATATTACATGAAACCCACAG GTTCTTGTTTCTGGGTGGCAGTTCTGCAAGGCCAGGTGGTGGGCATCGTGGCAGCCCAAGGTCGAGAAGATGAGAACACCGTTGAACTGCGCCGCATGTCCGTGGACTCGCGCTTTCGTGGAAAAGGCATCGCCAAAGCTCTGGGTCGACGCGTTTTAGAATTTGCAATGTTAAACAACTACTCGGCCGTGGTTCTGGGAACGACCGCAGTCAAGATGGCCGCCCACAAGCTGTACGAGTCATTGGGTTTTCGTCGAGTGGGAGAAACAGATGACCACAAGCTGCCGGGGATGACCGGATCAACGCTGGAGAGGCTCTTCTTCCAGATTCGCTACAGCCGGTACCAATTACAGCTTCACGAAGAGTGA